Proteins encoded in a region of the Zea mays cultivar B73 chromosome 2, Zm-B73-REFERENCE-NAM-5.0, whole genome shotgun sequence genome:
- the LOC103647321 gene encoding phospholipase D delta isoform X2, whose amino-acid sequence MGKHSAESGVSMLLHGDLDIQIIEAKCLPNMDLMTERMRKCFTGYGACSNDCGKSEPPHPDMRKIITSDPYVSVCLSGATVAQTRVIANSENPKWDEHFYVQVAHSVSRVEFHVKDNDVFGAELIGVASIPVEHIMPGDLVGGWFPISGQYSNPMKPSPELHLSIQYKPIDTNPLYKDGVGADGHQSVGVPNAYFPLRKGGKVTLYQDAHVPDNFQPHIEMDDGRTYEQNKCWEDICHAIIEAHHLIYIVGWSLYHPVKLVRESTKPVPNGNPVTIGEILKRKVQEGVRVIVLLWDDKTSHDKFLLKTDGLMHTHDEEARKYFRHSGVHCVLSPRYASNKLSIFKQQVVGTLFTHHQKCVIVDTQATGNNRKITAFIGGLDLCDGRYDTPEHRLFKDLDTIFKDDFHNPTFPVNKNGPRQPWHDLHCKIEGPAAYDILTNFEQRWRKSAKWKVSVRRAVSWHHDTLVKIDRMSWIVSPSSDELNAHVCEEKDPENWHVQVFRSIDSGSVKGFPKLVQEAESQNLVCAKNLQIDKSIHNAYVKAIRSAQHFVYIENQYFIGSSYYWSAHRSAGAENLIPIELAIKIARKIKAKERFAAYIVIPMWPEGNPTTAAMQEILYWQGHTMSMMYKIVADALRKEGLHERHPQEYLNFYCLGKREVSNEVPTTGNSNENSAVG is encoded by the exons ATGGGGAAGCACTCAGCTGAATCTGGGGTTAGTATGTTGTTGCATGGAGACTTGGACATACAAATAATTGAAGCAAAATGTCTCCCCAATATGGATCTCATGACAGAAAGGATGCGAAAATGCTTTACTGGGTATGGAGCTTGCAGCAATGATTGTGGGAAGTCGGAACCACCACACCCGGACATGAGAAAGATCATCACTAGTGATCCATACGTTTCAGTTTGTCTGTCAGGAGCAACGGTGGCACAAACTCGAGTCATTGCCAACTCGGAGAACCCTAAATGGGATGAACACTTCTATGTTCAAGTTGCTCATTCAGTTAGCAGAGTCGAGTTTCATGTAAAGGACAACGATGTTTTTGGGGCAGAGCTTATCGGCGTGGCTTCAATACCAGTTGAGCACATCATGCCAGGTGATTTGGTCGGTGGCTGGTTTCCCATTTCTGGTCAGTACAGTAATCCTATGAAGCCATCTCCTGAGCTGCATTTGTCTATCCAGTATAAGCCAATCGACACAAACCCACTATACAAGGATGGAGTTGGTGCTGATGGCCATCAGAGTGTTGGTGTCCCAAATGCATATTTCCCTCTTAGGAAGGGTGGTAAGGTCACACTATATCAAGATGCTCATGTTCCTGACAATTTTCAACCTCATATTGAGATGGATGATGGGAGGACATATGAACAAAACAAATGCTGGGAAGATATTTGTCATGCAATCATTGAGGCTCATCACCTTATCTACATAGTCGGCTGGTCCTTGTATCACCCTGTGAAGCTTGTAAGGGAATCAACAAAACCTGTTCCCAATGGAAACCCAGTCACTATTGGGGAAATTTTGAAACGCAAAGTTCAAGAAGGAGTCCGTGTTATAGTGTTGCTTTGGGATGATAAAACATCACATGACAAATTTCTCTTAAAAACA GATGGTCTCATGCATACACATGATGAGGAAGCTCGAAAATATTTCAGACATTCAGGTGTCCATTGTGTGTTGTCTCCTCGCTATGCCAGCAACAAACTTAGCATTTTCAAGCAGCAG GTTGTAGGAACTTTGTTTACACACCATCAGAAATGTGTCATTGTAGACACCCAAGCCACAGGAAACAATCGAAAAATAACTGCTTTTATTGGTGGTCTAGACTTGTGTGATGGCAGATATGATACACCTGAACACAGGCTTTTCAAGGATTTAGATACTATTTTCAAGGACGATTTCCACAACCCGACATTCCCT GTTAATAAGAATGGACCCAGACAGCCATGGCATGATTTACATTGTAAAATTGAGGGTCCTGCTGCATATGATATACTTACAAACTTTGAACAGAGATGGAGAAAATCTGCAAAGTGGAAAGTTAGCGTCAGAAGAGCTGTGAGTTGGCATCATGATACATTGGTAAAAATTGATCGGATGTCATGGATTGTTTCCCCCTCTTCAGATGAATTAAATGCACATGTTTGTGAAGAAAAGGACCCTGAAAACTGGCATGTACAG GTTTTCCGATCGATTGATTCAGGATCTGTAAAAGGATTCCCAAAACTTGTTCAAGAGGCTGAATCCCAG AATCTTGTCTGTGCAAAGAATCTGCAGATAGACAAAAGCATACACAATGCATATGTTAAAGCGATCAGATCTGCACAGCACTTCGTCTATATTGAAAATCAGTACTTTATTGGGTCTTCATACTACTGGTCTGCACACCGAAGTGCAG GTGCTGAGAACTTAATACCAATTGAATTGGCCATAAAGATTGCAAGAAAGATTAAGGCAAAGGAAAGGTTTGCAGCATACATTGTTATACCGATGTGGCCTGAAGGGAATCCGACAACTGCCGCTATGCAGGAAATCCTCTATTGGCAG GGGCATACCATGTCCATGATGTACAAGATTGTCGCAGATGCTCTACGAAAGGAGGGTTTACATGAAAGGCATCCACAGGAGTACCTGAACTTCTATTGCCTTGGCAAACGTGAAGTCTCGAATGAAGTTCCGACGACAGGCAATTCTAATGAGAACTCTGCAGTG GGATGA
- the LOC542542 gene encoding prohibitin 1, which yields MNVKGGSRIPVPPPGASALVKVAVFGGAAVYAAVNSLYNVEGGHRAIVFNRIQGIKDKVYPEGTHFMIPWFERPIIYDVRARPNLVESTSGSRDLQMVKIGLRVLTRPMPERLPHIYRTLGENFNERVLPSIIHETLKAVVAQYNASQLITQRETVSREIRKILTERARFFNIALDDVSITSLSFGKEFTHAIEAKQVAAQEAERAKFIVEKAEQDKRSAIIRAQGEAKSAELIGQAIANNPAFLALRQIEAAREISHTISASANKVFLDSNDLLLNLQQLNVSSKQKK from the exons ATGAACGTGAAGGGCGGCAGCCGGATTCCGGTACCCCCTCCGGGGGCCAGCGCGCTGGTCAAGGTGGCCGTGTTCGGCGGCGCCGCCGTGTACGCTGCCGTGAACAGCCTCTACAACGTCGAGGGTGGGCACCGCGCCATCGTCTTCAACCGCATCCAGGGGATCAAGGACAAG GTATACCCCGAAGGGACTCACTTTATGATTCCATGGTTTGAACGACCAATCATTTATGATGTCCGTGCTCGACCGAATCTTGTTGAGAGTACTTCTGGGAGTCGGGATCTTCAGATG GTGAAAATTGGTCTCCGTGTCCTTACAAGGCCTATGCCAGAGAGGCTACCACATATCTACAGAACTCTGGGAGAGAACTTCAATGAGAGAGTTTTGCCTTCAATCATCCATGAAACACTGAAAGCTGTTGTTGCTCAATATAATGCTAGTCAGCTGATCACACAGAGAGAG ACTGTGAGTAGGGAGATTAGGAAGATACTGACTGAGAGGGCTAGATTCTTCAACATTGCTCTTGATGACGTCTCCATCACAAGCCTGAGCTTTGGGAAGGAGTTTACTCATGCCATTGAAGCGAAGCAGGTTGCTGCACAGGAAGCTGAGCGTGCTAAGTTCATTGTCGAGAAAGCTGAACAAGATAAGAGAAGTGCAATTATCAGGGCTCAG GGAGAGGCTAAGAGTGCGGAGCTGATTGGTCAAGCCATAGCGAACAACCCTGCCTTCCTTGCCCTGAGGCAGATTGAAGCTGCAAGGGAGATCTCCCACACCATTTCGGCCTCAGCCAACAAGGTGTTCCTGGACTCCAACGACCTGCTGCTCAACCTCCAGCAGCTGAATGTATCGAGCAAGCAGAAGAAATGA